One genomic segment of Oncorhynchus nerka isolate Pitt River linkage group LG16, Oner_Uvic_2.0, whole genome shotgun sequence includes these proteins:
- the LOC115120527 gene encoding inward rectifier potassium channel 16-like has protein sequence MNNDYTEISPSDPSVDAYTTPLIAVKAEIGYQHKKRRYVRKDGNFNVLFRHVPEEWLMYVTDIFTTLVEIRWRVMFLIFTLSYTLSWLFFGILYWLIALANGDIKDPTNAPCMYEVRDFTAAFLFSLETQTTIGYGFRGMSENCMVAIIVVTVQDVISCFIDTFVIGIAVAEMASTRKLKQTVGFSNCAVINLRNGRLCLSWRIGDFRQHHMVEGMARAQIFRPTMHATGRVDINYKDLEIKQSDILLAIPTTIFHIIEPGTPLYRMSLEDLRKDDFELVVSFTYTDDSTGILHQTRTSYTPDEIHWGHLFQDMLNVNLKYYKVDYSMFHHTAKVLIPEVSAEEYDQIKLRRSPRHSPRHSPRHTPCHSPRHSPCPKRPSINCNPPMVTVELVNGTTEAEVHAAMAATIAAVCEDQGHLCLPRNPILT, from the coding sequence ATGAACAATGACTACACAGAGATTAGTCCCTCTGATCCCTCTGTCGACGCCTACACCACTCCCCTGATCGCCGTGAAGGCCGAGATCGGCTACCAGCACAAGAAGCGTCGTTACGTCCGCAAAGATGGCAACTTCAATGTCCTGTTCCGCCATGTTCCTGAGGAGTGGCTCATGTACGTCACCGACATCTTCACTACGCTGGTGGAGATAAGGTGGAGAGTTATGTTCCTCATCTTCACCCTCTCTTACACCCTCTCCTGGCTCTTCTTCGGCATCCTCTACTGGTTGATCGCCCTGGCTAACGGCGACATCAAGGACCCTACTAATGCCCCTTGTATGTACGAGGTGAGGGACTTCACCGCGGCTTTCCTATTCTCACTGGAGACCCAGACCACAATCGGTTATGGTTTTAGAGGGATGTCAGAGAACTGCATGGTGGCGATCATCGTCGTCACCGTGCAGGATGTCATCAGCTGTTTTATTGATACATTCGTCATCGGTATCGCTGTGGCAGAGATGGCATCGACACGGAAACTGAAGCAAACAGTAGGCTTCAGCAACTGCGCTGTCATCAACTTGCGAAATGGGCGTTTGTGCCTGTCATGGAGAATTGGAGACTTCCGCCAACACCACATGGTAGAGGGGATGGCTCGTGCTCAAATCTTCCGCCCCACCATGCACGCCACTGGAAGGGTGGACATCAACTACAAGGACCTGGAAATCAAACAGAGTGATATCCTTTTAGCCATACCAACCACCATCTTCCACATTATTGAGCCCGGTACTCCACTCTACCGCATGAGCTTGGAGGATCTTCGGAAAGACGACTTTGAGCTGGTGGTGTCCTTCACCTACACAGATGACTCGACGGGCATCCTGCACCAGACTCGCACCTCCTATACACCCGACGAGATTCACTGGGGACATCTGTTCCAAGATATGCTGAATGTAAACCTGAAATACTACAAGGTAGACTACTCAATGTTCCACCACACTGCTAAGGTCCTGATTCCGGAGGTCAGCGCAGAAGAGTACGATCAAATTAAGCTTCGGCGTTCCCCGCGCCACTCCCCGCGCCACTCCCCGCGCCACACTCCGTGCCACTCCCCACGCCACTCCCCGTGCCCCAAGCGCCCAAGCATTAATTGCAATCCCCCGATGGTGACTGTGGAACTGGTAAATGGCACCACAGAAGCTGAGGTACATGCAGCCATGGCTGCTACTATCGCAGCAGTTTGCGAGGACCAAGGACATTTGTGTCTTCCAAGGAACCCCATTCTGACGTAG